Proteins encoded together in one Roseibacterium elongatum DSM 19469 window:
- a CDS encoding GerW family sporulation protein, producing MTNVDALLKSTVEELDKLLNPKNVLGDPIERDGATVIPIVSYGFGFGAGGGEGTGTAGKGPTQGQGGGAGAGGGIKPLGAIIIDQNGARVEAVKGAMTSVATVLAETAGRAMGRGADKDEDA from the coding sequence ATGACGAATGTGGACGCGCTTTTGAAATCGACGGTCGAGGAACTGGACAAGTTGCTCAACCCCAAGAACGTGCTCGGCGACCCGATCGAACGCGACGGCGCCACGGTCATTCCCATCGTCAGCTACGGCTTCGGCTTTGGCGCGGGCGGTGGCGAAGGCACCGGCACCGCCGGCAAGGGCCCGACCCAGGGCCAGGGCGGCGGCGCGGGCGCGGGCGGTGGGATCAAGCCCCTGGGCGCGATCATCATCGACCAGAACGGCGCCCGCGTCGAAGCAGTCAAGGGCGCGATGACCTCGGTCGCGACCGTTCTGGCCGAAACGGCGGGCCGCGCCATGGGCCGCGGCGCGGACAAGGACGAAGACGCCTGA
- a CDS encoding DUF2953 domain-containing protein, with protein MAVALGILAAVLGAAVLVILLPWHLRFRIRTSPAEFHAELRLLAGHAPAIPLTGGPKRDGQPPDKPKRAVPRRAAHHVGQARSLRGLGALVSGVISAFRVRNLDLVGRIGTGDPADTGVLWGCLAPFVYGPGQAMHRIEIVPDFATRIFDMTAAGTLAIRPDRLLGSGLRFAWVNRGMLFSKGAA; from the coding sequence ATGGCGGTCGCGCTCGGCATTCTTGCGGCGGTTCTCGGGGCCGCGGTGCTGGTGATCCTGCTGCCGTGGCACCTGCGGTTTCGCATACGGACATCGCCGGCCGAATTCCATGCCGAGCTGCGGCTGTTGGCAGGCCATGCGCCTGCCATCCCCCTGACGGGCGGGCCAAAGCGCGATGGGCAGCCACCCGACAAACCGAAACGGGCGGTGCCGCGACGGGCGGCGCATCATGTCGGCCAAGCCCGGTCCCTTCGGGGCCTTGGTGCGCTTGTGTCCGGTGTGATCTCGGCCTTTCGCGTGCGCAATCTGGACCTTGTGGGGCGGATCGGCACCGGCGACCCTGCGGATACGGGCGTCCTCTGGGGCTGTCTGGCCCCTTTCGTCTACGGGCCCGGACAGGCCATGCACCGGATCGAGATCGTACCGGATTTCGCGACGCGGATTTTCGATATGACCGCCGCCGGCACACTGGCCATTCGGCCCGACCGGCTGCTGGGCAGCGGACTGCGCTTCGCCTGGGTCAATCGCGGGATGCTGTTCTCCAAGGGGGCGGCATGA
- a CDS encoding thioredoxin domain-containing protein: MTQPVPRTWVGSPCRDAFYGRRVARGAAALTVWVVMVFALLAPSPGGAQTPEVRAYVFWQQGCPYCELAREALRALSAEMDGVQVGEIELGASLEANLLFREVAGRLEIASPAVPLFVVGPRYQIGFARDGSTRETYRQMIAACRDALCPDVVAGARHAAAGTPQTHPPAPAPSAPQAPALERRVSLPLLGEVDLGDLSLPALTVALAAVDGFNPCAMWVLALLIGFLLGVREPWRMWTLGAIFLLTTAAMYFAVMAAWLNIVMWLGALSWLRLVIGALALVAGGYYLREYWTNPEGVCRVTPSARRQTIRAAFQRLVEEPNIVIAGLGIAVLAVGVNLIELACSAGIPAIYTQTLAMHDPAPAASLGYLALYIAVFLLDDTAIFVVAMVTLRAVSGSGTLSRLSHLVGGIVLLGLGALMILRPDLLS, encoded by the coding sequence ATGACACAGCCCGTGCCAAGAACCTGGGTCGGGTCGCCTTGCCGGGACGCCTTTTATGGGCGACGGGTGGCGCGGGGCGCGGCCGCCTTGACCGTCTGGGTGGTGATGGTCTTTGCCCTGCTCGCGCCATCCCCCGGCGGCGCGCAGACGCCCGAGGTTCGGGCCTATGTCTTCTGGCAGCAGGGCTGCCCCTATTGCGAGCTTGCCCGCGAGGCCCTGCGCGCGTTGAGTGCCGAAATGGACGGCGTACAGGTGGGCGAGATTGAACTGGGGGCCTCGCTCGAGGCCAACCTTCTGTTTCGCGAGGTGGCCGGACGCCTCGAGATCGCGTCGCCCGCCGTACCGCTTTTCGTGGTGGGGCCGCGCTACCAGATCGGATTTGCCCGCGATGGCAGCACGCGCGAAACCTACCGGCAGATGATCGCGGCCTGTCGCGATGCCCTGTGCCCCGACGTGGTGGCCGGCGCGCGCCATGCCGCGGCCGGCACGCCCCAGACGCACCCGCCGGCCCCTGCGCCGTCAGCGCCCCAGGCGCCCGCGCTGGAGCGGCGCGTGAGCCTGCCCCTTTTGGGCGAGGTCGATCTGGGCGACCTGTCGCTGCCCGCGCTGACGGTGGCCCTTGCTGCCGTAGACGGGTTCAACCCATGTGCGATGTGGGTGCTGGCCCTGCTGATCGGGTTCTTGCTGGGCGTGCGCGAGCCGTGGCGCATGTGGACCCTCGGCGCGATCTTTCTGCTGACCACCGCGGCGATGTATTTCGCGGTGATGGCCGCATGGCTGAACATCGTGATGTGGCTGGGCGCGCTGTCGTGGCTGCGGTTGGTGATCGGTGCGCTGGCGCTGGTGGCGGGGGGCTATTACCTGCGGGAATACTGGACCAACCCCGAGGGTGTGTGCCGGGTCACCCCATCGGCGCGGCGGCAAACGATCCGCGCGGCGTTTCAGCGGCTTGTCGAGGAGCCCAACATCGTGATCGCGGGCCTTGGCATTGCCGTGCTGGCGGTGGGGGTGAACCTGATCGAACTGGCCTGTTCGGCGGGCATCCCCGCGATCTACACCCAGACCCTTGCGATGCACGATCCCGCGCCTGCGGCCTCGTTGGGCTACCTGGCCCTCTACATCGCGGTTTTCCTGCTGGACGACACGGCCATCTTTGTCGTCGCGATGGTGACGTTGCGTGCCGTCTCGGGCAGTGGGACGCTGTCGCGCCTGTCGCACCTGGTCGGCGGGATCGTCCTGCTGGGGCTCGGGGCGCTGATGATCCTGCGCCCCGATCTGCTGAGCTAG
- a CDS encoding LCCL domain-containing protein: protein MVRSFVGAMLAVAGLAAPALADWTASPQSMGLAGQVGQGFPYQCPPTGAVSQVIWGSGHYTSDSAICPAAVHAGRIDVAPGGVVSVVVTGPQTAYGGISRFGVTSNAYGAWDQSYGFR from the coding sequence TTGGTCCGTTCATTTGTTGGCGCCATGCTGGCGGTCGCGGGGCTGGCGGCGCCGGCCCTTGCGGATTGGACCGCATCGCCCCAAAGCATGGGGCTGGCCGGGCAGGTCGGTCAGGGGTTTCCCTATCAATGCCCGCCAACCGGCGCGGTGTCGCAGGTGATCTGGGGCTCGGGGCATTACACCTCCGACAGCGCGATTTGCCCCGCTGCGGTGCATGCCGGGCGCATCGATGTGGCCCCGGGCGGGGTGGTCTCGGTCGTGGTGACCGGGCCGCAAACGGCCTATGGCGGCATCAGCCGGTTTGGCGTCACCAGCAATGCCTATGGCGCGTGGGACCAAAGCTATGGCTTTCGCTGA